TATTATTTATCCAATCAATCAactataaaatagaaataatttttattttttggcaTAAAACAATAAAGttgcacaaataaaaaaaattcgttTAGCTAGAACCTCAAATGCAAATCAGCAGCAAAGAATACAACCCATGTTCCAAATTCTTCGAATCTCCTTTGTATGGTtgatataaataaaagagaatgacaaataaatttttttatttatgatattatttaaatagtatataccattaattatttgttttgtaattattttttagataaagaTTAGTTTTACTATTTGTTTTCATATTCAACGTAAACCGCTGTTGCCTCTAGCGGTTTACATATGTAAACCAATGCACATAAACCGCTACTGGTAGTAGCGGTTTTATGACCAATCATAATCATGCAGAAACCGCGGCAGGCAACAGCGGTTTTCATGCTACCACAACTCAACGTAATCTGCTACTGGATTCTGTGTTTGTGTAAACCGCTGCTGCCCGGTAGCAGTTTCCATAGATATGTGAAACAATGTATTTACGTCTTCGTTTTGGAAATAATGCATTTAAGTAATTTTGAAGGTGAAATAATTTATTTAGGTAAATTGCccttaaaattattaaaaaggaccaaatctttttataatattaaaaaaaaagaactaaatttttttataaagagacaaatatatttttatttattttttataatctttatgttgataaattttatttctcttaaaattttagtaatttttattatttatttatttatttatttatttttgtgatcTTTATTCAACGagaaaaaagacaaaaattagaaaaaataaataaataataaaaattactaaaattttagaaaaaaacaaaaattgttaatataaaaattataaaaaataagtaaaaaataattaaagatatatttgtctttttataaaaatatttagtcttttttttaaatattataaatattataaaaagatttggtcgttgttaataattttaatattaaagattttttttaataattaaatcttcctAACGGtcttttagaataatttttccTTAATTAACTATATAGTGTTGAGAATCAAACAgcatatattaaatattataaaaaaataaaaaaataattaaggtCTCCTTATAAAAGATTTAGTTCttcttcttaaatattataaaaaaaatttagtctttcttaataattttagtattaaaggtcttttttaataattaaattttttaacggTCTTTTAGAATAATTTTCCCAATCTTTTAATCGGGATGATGTTTGAGTGTCATTGCTATCTTGGAGTATAATTAGATTTAAGGTAGTTATAcctaataatttttttgcttCTCTATCAAATAGTACAAAAATTATTGTAGCACTTTGATATAAACTTTTGGTTTAATTCAGAATCTATAATAATTATTGAGTTAGTAATTTATAATTTGATAGAATTTTTTGTGATGTATATAATTTGATagaatttgataaatttttttaaaatttaaatctgtagtatttttttatgttgtagCACAAAAActtcattatttatatttttgtggatttttctttaacatctacttattcttcttcttcttctaatgcATACAGTTTTTTAATGATATCTATAACAgtaagaataaaatttttttaaaatatttattgtgtgtgtatatataatatattgaataagctatttttaataagaataatttaaatagcataaaataaaaatacatgttaataatattttatgttatatcacaaaaactttattttttgtACTCTTTGTGGGGTTTTTTTTGACAtctacttatttttttttctaatgcATATAGTTTTTCAATGACATCCATAATAGTAAGATTACAATTTTTTAGAATATGTATTATGTGTGTTTGTGTGTATTGAATAActcattttaataaaattaatttaaatagtatttaaataaaaatatttgttaatattttttaaatttactctATTAGATAATGTCTCAAattatacaaatttaaaatagtgctgaaaaatgatcaaaattaattttttaatttaaataacatatttaaataagtataattataaagattttaaaatataattatatgcaaaatattacaaaataatgaaaaaagtataaatagtaaaagtaataagagttttttttctcataaatttattttaaaaatataataaatatttttattttgtacctAATAATCTAATAGaatcatttttaaataaataggcttttctttatttgttggtgtaaattttttttatagacgAACTACGAATTATCAAATAAAGTAATAGCAGTAAAAGTCTTATATATGATATATAAGTATCTCAAATAGTATGGAATTTGAATAATTTGTAACTTAAAATTTGTtatgataatattattatgacaCTTTTAATGTAgatatttattgtatttaattaataatttatatttttattgaataataatatgtaataaattaattaattatgggagttatgattttaattttttatttttaatttttaaaaatttaattggtTGATTTCTAAACTTTGTCTAATAAGCAAATGTGCTTAGTTGGCTGgcatcattaaaaaaataagagaaaatttCACTCCCCTCTCCTGCCAGATGCTAAAATGACACTCTCCTCccctctattttataaatgtacatTTTCATCccttctaacttttaaaaaacctcttctttaatccattttaaactttttgtgttaactaatattaattttatcaattttttaagaaaaataaattatttttttaaaaaatacccattagcaaaaattttatttttttatcattaaattttgcttaccaaaataccctttaataaattattcttttattgattaaattgtatttttaacaaaaattaataattatattatttttttctaaaatactcTTCAatagttttttaattattaaattataattttaccaaaatttttgttcataatttttttatattttattattaatttttcgatatctatatattattttaacattaaatacaaaattttagtaagattatttttccatatcaatatatattaattattatacatattaacagcggtaagatttttttatttaatgttaaaataatatattgatattgaaaaattaatagtaaaatataaaaataattgttaaaaaaatttggtaaaatcacaatttaataattaaaaaattattaaatggtaggtatcttagaaaaaataatttaattattaatttttttaaaagtattttggtaaaaatacaatttaattaataaaaaaaattattaaaaagtattttggtaagcaaaatttaatgataaaaaataaaatttttgctaatggatattttttcaaaaaataatttattttttcttaaaaaatgaataaagttaatattagttaacacaaaacatttaaaatgaattaaagaagaggttttttaaaagttagaagAGAGGAGAatgtacatttataaaatagaggAGAAGGGAGTGTCATTTTAACATCTCGCAGGGGAGGGAATGAAATTTTCCcaaaatataaagataattaaatttaatgtaCAAAGATTTTGGCGTTaacttttatataataaaaatagatagatagatagatttTCGATAGATTTAAATAATTGAaggagtaaagtgtgatctctaatcttttaatacatttttttatatattttttcttagtTTCACTTATAAATCAATGATGAGAGATTATATTTTActctcaattgttaaaaaaaattgagagaatcCAATGGATGGATGGATAGATAGATACACCAAACTTCAATGATTTATtagaatatttattatttatttatacaaCAGTCCACAAGACCAAGATTCCCTGGAAGAATTTAGAATTCCCTCCACTCTTTCATTTCCATAATACTCCATAAGAATTTGCTTTTTATTTATGTACATTGACCTGACATAACTAAATTCAATCCAGTGATAAACTGATGCGTATTGACTCGATGTACAagacaaaataatatttctctaTCAACTTGGACTAGTTTCAGTTGACCAATTTACTATCATCAATATGCTTTTAGCCCAACTAGTTTAGCAAAGGGTCAAGACTCTAATTCATCACCATCATAAGGTTTTGAGTCTAGCTTCCGTTGTTCTATCCACGATGTTGCTCATATTTCATcccaaaaattgaatttattaaTGTCATGTATCGTTGACAACATTATCTTGGTCTAATCTGAGAAAGCCTATTGTTCCATATTGCATGAAGAATCATATGAAACAAGTCATACTTAACAGGAATCCTATGCCACAGAAAATGTTGCTGAACCTTCTTCACTCCCAAATGCAATGCAAGGTACTTCTCTTCTGGGATTGAGACAAGTATTTCTCTTAGATTTGGGATATCCCTTTCACTAACAGTTACAGAAAATGCTTCCCAATTCAAAACTTCAAAAAAAGGTGGCACATAATTATCTGATATGATAACTGGGACACACTCAGAAAAAATGGCCTCAACTATTCTTGGGGTGTGAACCTCATAGCCTCTAGCACATATGCAATATTTACTGCTGTTCATGTATTCCATGTAAAGTTTCTTACCTTCAATATCGCGCCCCATTGGACCGAAAATTTTCATGTCTGATTCTTTGTTTTCCCAGTGTTTTAGCAGCACGGGACGGAGATAACCATGCATGCTCCCCGCAAAGAAGGCGAGAATAGATCTCTCTGAAGGAGATTTACCTGTAAAACCTCTTAGAGGATCCATCATAGAGTGTATATATGTAACTGGTAGAGTGGTGTCTTTTCCTATTTGGAAGCCTTTAGCAATATTTGAGTTGCAGAGAGACCTAATACAATTTTTCATTGGTTGCCTTGTGATTTGAGAGGCCTGAAATTTCATAAACAACATCATATTAATAAtgcacatttttttttaatatgctACATTAGGTATATGGCCATCATCCCTTTCATCCAATTAAAGTGATTATTCCATGTTTTCTCATAAAAACTAGGGCAAATTACACTCCTTGAGGTTTGCTGAAATTTTTTACAATACCCTCGACTTGTCCAAGTGACGTTGATCTCCCTCAAGGGAAGGTTAGTGCTATATTTTACACAGGAGAAATGTTATACGCACCACTTTTGTATATACCTTCCACTTTTGGTATTAAAAATGATCCATACAAAATgaaagaagataaaaaaattcTCTTTTATACCATAAAAGGAAGGTGTACAAAAGGTGGTGTAGACATCATTTCTCTCCCCTAATCGTAAGGACTTGTACACTTGTCTAGATGTGTGTGTGAAGCGCCTCGCTCTGAGTATGATCAATCCTAACTAATTATCTCGGTCAAAATTTTGAATTGATAAATGCTTGTTGCTTAAAACATTTTCTAAAAGGAGGTCAATTAAAAGAATGAACTTATTGACATTAACTTGTTGAAAAACATTACATAAATAGTAATCAAAGAAATGACAGTCTGAAACAGAAGCTCACCCAGTCATGACAAGCAACAAGAAAATGGTCTGCTCCCCCAGTTCTGTTCCAGAATCGATATCTTCCTGCGATTAAATGCACGTACCTCTCTAGGTATTGCTCCATCTGCTTACCATTAAGCTTTTGTTCAGCAAGAGTAATTCTTAGCTTTTGTGAACTGAATGGCAGGTAAAACAAATGAGCTCTGCGAGGATCCTTCACTACGAACCGTTTATTTCCCTCCATCAGTTTCATAAACCAACCTTCGGATGCATATAGTCCCCTCGTCCTTGGCTGGTGAAATATAGGCTTATCTCCTTCTCTGTAGACGTAAACTTTGAGCCTGCGTTCCATCAGTGCATAACTCCTGAAGAACAGAGGTAGAGAAATGCTTCAACCATCAATTATATACTGGAAGAAGAACAACACATGAATTATTCAGGAGGAAACAATGGTGAAACCTAGTTGACATGTGCATATTTCAAATTTGAAGCACTAAAATACAAAGGACTTGCTGAATTAATCAACGTTATCAAAGTAGCAGAATGATAACAATGATAAAAATGGAACAAGAATAATTCACAACTCAATGCTATATATCTATCTAGCACATTTAACTATTATGATCATACCTTGAGAACTTGGCAACATCCCGGAAAATAGGTGCATAAAGCCCAGAAGGATTTGATACGACACGGCCTTTTTCGATCTCCAGTTTTGCGGATAAGAGTTCACGATCAGGACGAGAAGACCACCTAGGTCTCTGTCATCAATACACAATATGCAACAATTAGGAGTCCATACATACATATTCCATAATGTCTCATCTTTTTTACCACAAAGCTGAAACTCCATACCATATAAGAAGAGTTAAAACTCTGAAGCAATAAGGAGTTCATCCGAGTCAATGAAGTACTCAAATTGGACAAAGGAACTTTCAATAGAGGTGACTTCTCATTTTGAGCTTTCATTTCCCCCCTTTGCATTCCACTGCCATTTGAAGATTTTCTTGCAGTGATTAAGGTGCCCAAATCTTCATCCAGAAATGTTATGCCCTTTGAAGGAACCCCTAGTGGTGAAGCATTATATCTGTATTCTACAGGATCATGTGCATAATTTGGTCTTTCATGAGTGAAACCTTTCTGAATTGCATCTTCACTATTTTCCCCTCCATAACTGCTATCTAGGGTCTCTCCAATGCTCAAATTCCCATCCACATTAGACTCCATCTCATAGTCCAAATCTACTCCATTTCCCATATCCTTAGCTGGCAGAGCTACTGAGAGCTTCTCCGAATCTAACAGAGAATGTAATCTCCAAGAGGGAAGTGCAAAACATTGGAAAACAACTACTATTGCAACCAACACACCAACAAATAAGAACCGCATAGTAGCAATATGGTACAATCTCCGATCTAGAATAGACATAACACCCATTTTCATGCCCCAAAACTCAATTCATCATCACTTCAAAGTTCAAACTAAACATTCATCCTTACAGCAATCTTAAACTCCTGTTCCAATATCCCAAAAACTagaaaaaagttaaaaaaaaaaatataagcaTGGTAAATCAAATTAGACGCCAACAACAGTTCTTACTTCTTAAAACtagaaaaattaagaaagaaattaactttatcatgaattaaaacatatacCTTTGCTCCAGCAACCAACTAAGCTTCACACTACTCAATTCACTTGCAAGGAGAACGCATAAGAATCAAACTGAAGTTACTATAAAATGCTCTCATTCTTGAAGTTAATTACGTTCATACCACTGTCCAAAAactatacaaaaaaaattgcCTTTGTGTGTTGGCGATggagaaaaacagaaaatagaaaacCCCAAAACGACGTCGCTTCGTAATTCCGAAAATGCCCTTCATCCTTCAGAAAACCCGGTCATCCGATCATCTGGCCGAGTCGAACCACTCGTCGAACCGTTTAATGAATCCGTAAAAGCCGGTTGACCCGGCCGGGTTTCAGAAAATCGGTTGACCCAGATCGGAtgacgttttttttttttttttcggtgtCGTTCTTTGTTCTCTCCCTCACTTACCCCTTTTGCGTGGTGCCCTAACCCAGAATCAGAACCCATCTCACCTCTCTCTTCTCTCGCCACTCTCTCCCTCAAGCTCGCGTCGCCGGCTCCTCAAGCTCGCGTCGCCCCCTCAAGCTGTCGCCGCCTCAAGCTCGCGTCGCCGAGCTCGTCGCCGCCTCAAGCTCGTCGCCGCTCAAGCTCTGTCGCGCTCTGTCATAGTTCGTAAGCTCGCCTTCCTGCTTCGGCCATCAACGCTTCCTCGGCCCTGAGTCTGGGTTTAGGGTTTCAGCTTCGCCTTGGTTCTTCCATCAACGCTTGCTTCGTGTCTCTGCCTATGTGAGTTTCAGCTTCAGCCCTGTTATTCCTCTTTCAATTTTATTGCTGTAAATTATTAGTACATCTTGAATTTATTGTTTAAAGTTGAGTTTGTTGCTGAAATTATGATTTAGCTAATGATAATTTGCTGTAAATCATACTTGGAGAATTGGAGTTTTTTTTGTTGCTGCCTGAAAGTTATCATAGTTTAAGTTTTTATTGCTATCTGAAAGTTATCATAGTTATCATAGCTGAATTTGTTGCTAGAACTCTAGAAGTAAAATTTGTTGTCAGCTATAagttgaatttgatgttgaatATATCATAAATGTGGTTGTTGCTGGAAGTAGAATTTGTTGCTGGATAACTGAGTTGAGTTGAATTTATTACTGAtccttgttgttgttgtgttgaaTTTGTTCTGATCTCTgatctttctctcttttttaacTCTGTTATAAATAAAACTCTTGCATCCCTCTAAGAAGTGCGTATAATTGATTCATTGATGGAAGAATAAGATGAAGTTAATTCAGTTCACTAATTTCTTGAAGCTCTCCCTTCAAACTCTTCTTTCTCTATTTCTGATGTTCTGCATAATGCAATGTTTTTTATGGAAGATATAGATGCAaattaaaatgagaaaaatattGATCAAACTTATACTAGAAATTAGTTTATTATCTCTTTTTAAATTATgtctaaaaattaatatttgattGTTATATGTTTGTAAAgacttatattttaatttttaatacataattttaatttcatttatataattatatattgtttTAGATTATGACCGAGTTAACTGGGTGATTGAACCAGTAATTTGGTGATCCAGTCATATGACCGGATTGATTGTCGGTTTGGTTCTGATAACTATGGTTAGGAGAGTTATGTTTCACTGTTTTGAGTTCACTTCACTTTTGTATCAGTGAAAATGGCTCTAACCGTCAAGCTGCCAATACGGTTCCCAATATTTGCGCCAATTATCGACCCGTATCCGACCCATGAACCGACCCAAATATCCACAGAGGTCAGATTCTCTCGTTGGAACAACGCCAACGCCGCCAAGTTCAACGAGCGCCGGCGAACCCAGCAGGAAATCGAGGATGAGATACGCCGCACACGCCGCTTCGACTCTGCCGACAAAATCGCTGAAACCGCCGAGACTTCCGCCGTTTCCAGCGCCGCCGTTAAAACCTTCAAATCCGCCGGGACGCCCTCCGCTCCGTCGAGGCCTTCCATCCCCGGCAGGAAATCGAAGTACTCCAAACCGCCGGCGGAGCCCCCGCGGGATTCTCATGCTGCGGTTAGGTTTTCCAGCACCCCGAATTCGAATCCAAGCAGGACTCAATTGGCGCCAGCAAACGTGAGAATTGGCGATGACGGAGTCTCCTACGTGGTCGAAGGCGCACCGTTCGAGTTTCGGTACAGCTACACGGAAACGCCAGCGGCGAAGCCGGTGAAGATTCGGGAGCCATCGTATGTGCCGTTCGGACCAGCGACGATGCCGCGGCCATGGACCGGACGGGCACCGCTGCCGACGAGCAAGAAGAAGTTGAGGGAGTTCGACTCGTTCGTTCTGCCTCCGGCAGACAAGAAGGGGGTGAAGCCCGTCCAGAAGCCCGGACCCTTTTTACCCGGATCGGGCCCGAAACACGTGCAGTCGAAGGAAGAGTTGTTGGGGGAGCCATTGACGAAGGAAGAGATCAATGCGTTGGTTGCCGGCACCATCAAATCTGCCCGCCAGCTCAATATTggtactttttcttgttttgaattttttctttaattttttatttttttaattttttttacatatttgaGAGTTAAAGATATCTAGTTAATTGATGCGAGGCAGAAGTTAGACTTTGCTCGAAAATATCTAGTTAGTTTGTACTTGGGAGTTTTCTAAGGTAATGAAAAGTGTGTTCCTTTTGTTGATAATTGAATATCCTTTTGCCTCAACAAAATTAAGGGTTAATCAATAAGGGAAAATTTACCTTTTTCCTACGCACTCTCTGTGTTGGGTGTTTTTCAGGTAGAGATGGTTTGACACATAACATGTTGGAGAATATACATGCTCTTTGGAAACGACGGAGAGTGTGCAAGATAAAGTGCAAAGGAGTGTGCACCGTCAACATGGATAATGTGTGCCAACAGTTAGAGGTTGGTTTCTTCTGCTCTCAACTGTCGCACTTTTCACTGATATCAATTCATAATGACCTCAAATCTGTGCTTGTGTTTTGGAAGTAAAACCTCATCTTGTGTGGTCGATGTGTATTTGCTTTTGGGTTAAAACATTCGTTTATTTGTTCATCCTGCTATGCAATTTAAATGGTAAAGGAGAATATAGTTCATGCATCTTTTGTTTTGGGGTGGGGGGCTACAGTTTCCGATGGCATTTTCTTTGGCTTCTCTCAAGgatataaatttttaacttttgtttttcttttctttacgaTGCCTTCACTGATCTTACTTTTCTGAGTTGACCATGTCCTCTGACATTCCTCAATAAAGAAATTAATTGTTTTTCATTACTTATGGTCTTTGTCTGGTTTCCTAGGAAAGGACTGGGGGAAAAATCATTCATAGGAAAAGTGGTACGGTATACCTCTTCCGGGGCAGAAACTACAACTATAGAACACGCCAACGTTTTCCTCTGATGCTGTGGAAACCTGTATCTCCAGTATATCCTAGGTTGGTTAAGCGAGTTCCAGAAGGCCTAACACTAGAAGAAGCAACTGAATTTCGTCGGAAGGGAAGGAACTTGGAACCGATATTCAAGCTAGGTAGAATCTTTCAGATTTTCATTACAATTTAACAAAAAAGCAAGTTTTTGCTCTTTTTTGCTGACCATGTGAGACTAACTTCTATCTTTATATACAGCAAAAAATGGTGTTTACTGTGACCTTGTAGCAAATGTCAGAGAGGCTTTTGAAGAGTGTGAACTAGTGCGAATAAATTGTCAAGGACTAAATGAAAGTGATTATCGAAGGATTGGAGGAAAACTAAGGGTATAGCCATTTTCTCCTATATCTTGCAAACAACATTGaagattcttttttttt
The genomic region above belongs to Arachis stenosperma cultivar V10309 chromosome 5, arast.V10309.gnm1.PFL2, whole genome shotgun sequence and contains:
- the LOC130979777 gene encoding probable glycosyltransferase At3g07620 isoform X1; translated protein: MKMGVMSILDRRLYHIATMRFLFVGVLVAIVVVFQCFALPSWRLHSLLDSEKLSVALPAKDMGNGVDLDYEMESNVDGNLSIGETLDSSYGGENSEDAIQKGFTHERPNYAHDPVEYRYNASPLGVPSKGITFLDEDLGTLITARKSSNGSGMQRGEMKAQNEKSPLLKVPLSNLSTSLTRMNSLLLQSFNSSYMRPRWSSRPDRELLSAKLEIEKGRVVSNPSGLYAPIFRDVAKFSRSYALMERRLKVYVYREGDKPIFHQPRTRGLYASEGWFMKLMEGNKRFVVKDPRRAHLFYLPFSSQKLRITLAEQKLNGKQMEQYLERYVHLIAGRYRFWNRTGGADHFLVACHDWASQITRQPMKNCIRSLCNSNIAKGFQIGKDTTLPVTYIHSMMDPLRGFTGKSPSERSILAFFAGSMHGYLRPVLLKHWENKESDMKIFGPMGRDIEGKKLYMEYMNSSKYCICARGYEVHTPRIVEAIFSECVPVIISDNYVPPFFEVLNWEAFSVTVSERDIPNLREILVSIPEEKYLALHLGVKKVQQHFLWHRIPVKYDLFHMILHAIWNNRLSQIRPR
- the LOC130979776 gene encoding CRS2-associated factor 1, chloroplastic; translation: MALTVKLPIRFPIFAPIIDPYPTHEPTQISTEVRFSRWNNANAAKFNERRRTQQEIEDEIRRTRRFDSADKIAETAETSAVSSAAVKTFKSAGTPSAPSRPSIPGRKSKYSKPPAEPPRDSHAAVRFSSTPNSNPSRTQLAPANVRIGDDGVSYVVEGAPFEFRYSYTETPAAKPVKIREPSYVPFGPATMPRPWTGRAPLPTSKKKLREFDSFVLPPADKKGVKPVQKPGPFLPGSGPKHVQSKEELLGEPLTKEEINALVAGTIKSARQLNIGRDGLTHNMLENIHALWKRRRVCKIKCKGVCTVNMDNVCQQLEERTGGKIIHRKSGTVYLFRGRNYNYRTRQRFPLMLWKPVSPVYPRLVKRVPEGLTLEEATEFRRKGRNLEPIFKLAKNGVYCDLVANVREAFEECELVRINCQGLNESDYRRIGGKLRDLVPCILLSFENEHILMWRGKKWRSSFPALEDDYNEANKIDVDSDNSNTPTSDAPELSEMSLQENSLEHLSSESYDTSISSSSADVSFSQAEVPYPIEDSNPPFSMVTDAASLSMGTCEVETTDDVRGSPPSGSTKPSVSVLESCENSIDGKVDPSTDGLLDSSSAADESLISTSSASCTEGVMLLWEQAVEKGSALVLDDRSLDADNVYQTAVAFAKSAPPGPVFSRSRKVRVQNNDEEEDSTFEKKEVTTVVIEGKMENTQKSSEIRRKDFDERQRNVVPQGTSRVDELVRLLT
- the LOC130979777 gene encoding probable glycosyltransferase At3g07620 isoform X2, translated to MKMGVMSILDRRLYHIATMRFLFVGVLVAIVVVFQCFALPSWRLHSLLDSEKLSVALPAKDMGNGVDLDYEMESNVDGNLSIGETLDSSYGGENSEDAIQKGFTHERPNYAHDPVEYRYNASPLGVPSKGITFLDEDLGTLITARKSSNGSGMQRGEMKAQNEKSPLLKVPLSNLSTSLTRMNSLLLQSFNSSYMRPRWSSRPDRELLSAKLEIEKGRVVSNPSGLYAPIFRDVAKFSRSYALMERRLKVYVYREGDKPIFHQPRTRGLYASEGWFMKLMEGNKRFVVKDPRRAHLFYLPFSSQKLRITLAEQKLNGKQMEQYLERYVHLIAGRYRFWNRTGGADHFLVACHDWASQITRQPMKNCIRSLCNSNIAKGFQIGKDTTLPVTYIHSMMDPLRGFTGKSPSERSILAFFAGSMHGYLRPVLLKHWENKESDMKIFGPMGRDIEEEKYLALHLGVKKVQQHFLWHRIPVKYDLFHMILHAIWNNRLSQIRPR